One region of Chryseobacterium sp. C-71 genomic DNA includes:
- the hemH gene encoding ferrochelatase, translated as MKGILLVNLGSPRSTSVPDVREYLDEFLMDEKVIDYRWFFRALLVQGIILNTRPAKSAEAYKTVWTDEGSPLIVITQKIQKKLQKLVDVPVEIGMRYAQPSIEAGIQKLVDQGVTEIVLFPLYPQYAMSTTETVIDKAEEVRKKKFPGVKINYVQPFYNREIYIDCLAESIREKLPENFDALQFSYHGVPERHIYKTDPTNTCNLNDCCSRENNPSHQFCYRHQCFDVTNSVIKKLGLPKEKVMVTFQSRLGKDKWMEPYTDETLETIGKKGIKNLAIVCPAFVSDCLETLEEISVEGKHQFEHGGGENFHYIPCLNDEDRWIDVVKTLCEEKLNEFYFV; from the coding sequence ATGAAAGGAATATTATTAGTCAATCTCGGTTCACCAAGATCAACCTCTGTACCTGATGTAAGAGAATATCTAGACGAGTTCTTAATGGACGAAAAAGTGATTGATTACCGATGGTTTTTCCGTGCACTTTTGGTTCAGGGAATTATTTTAAATACAAGACCCGCAAAATCTGCCGAAGCTTATAAAACAGTATGGACAGATGAAGGTTCGCCTTTGATTGTCATCACTCAGAAAATTCAGAAAAAACTTCAGAAATTGGTTGACGTTCCTGTAGAAATCGGGATGCGATATGCTCAACCAAGCATTGAAGCCGGAATTCAGAAATTAGTTGATCAAGGTGTAACGGAAATTGTTTTATTTCCATTGTATCCTCAATATGCGATGAGCACAACTGAAACGGTGATTGACAAAGCAGAAGAAGTAAGAAAAAAGAAATTTCCAGGAGTTAAGATCAATTATGTTCAGCCTTTTTACAATAGAGAAATTTACATCGACTGTCTTGCGGAAAGCATCAGAGAAAAACTTCCTGAAAATTTTGATGCATTACAGTTTTCGTATCACGGCGTTCCCGAGAGACATATTTATAAAACCGATCCTACGAATACCTGTAATCTGAACGACTGTTGCTCGCGTGAGAATAATCCGAGTCATCAGTTTTGCTATCGTCATCAATGTTTTGACGTGACCAATTCTGTGATTAAAAAATTGGGATTACCAAAAGAAAAAGTGATGGTCACCTTCCAATCAAGATTGGGGAAAGATAAATGGATGGAACCTTATACTGACGAAACTTTAGAAACTATTGGAAAAAAAGGAATTAAAAACCTTGCTATAGTTTGTCCGGCTTTTGTTTCTGACTGTCTGGAGACTTTGGAAGAGATTTCAGTCGAAGGAAAACATCAATTTGAGCATGGTGGCGGAGAAAATTTCCATTACATTCCTTGTTTAAATGACGAAGACCGATGGATTGATGTCGTAAAAACACTTTGCGAAGAAAAACTGAACGAGTTTTATTTCGTTTAA
- a CDS encoding gamma carbonic anhydrase family protein: protein MALVKELLGKTPQIGENTFLAETATIIGDVVMGKDCSIWYNAVIRGDVNYIKMGDKVNVQDNAMLHCTYEKFPLEIGNNVSIGHNAIVHGCRIKDNVLIGMGSIVMDDCLVEENSIVGAGSVVTQGTHIKSGEVWGGVPARKIKDISSALLEGEVNRIADNYVKYSSWYKE, encoded by the coding sequence ATGGCACTTGTAAAAGAACTTTTAGGAAAAACACCGCAGATCGGAGAAAATACTTTTTTGGCAGAAACCGCAACGATCATTGGAGATGTGGTGATGGGGAAAGACTGCAGTATTTGGTACAACGCAGTGATAAGAGGCGATGTAAATTATATCAAAATGGGAGACAAAGTAAATGTACAGGATAATGCCATGCTGCATTGTACTTACGAGAAATTCCCCTTGGAAATAGGAAATAATGTTTCAATTGGTCACAACGCAATTGTTCATGGATGCAGAATTAAAGACAATGTTTTGATCGGAATGGGCTCTATCGTAATGGATGACTGTCTGGTTGAAGAAAATTCTATCGTTGGTGCGGGTTCTGTAGTAACGCAGGGAACTCATATCAAATCTGGTGAGGTTTGGGGCGGGGTTCCGGCAAGAAAAATCAAAGATATTTCTTCCGCTTTGCTTGAAGGAGAAGTGAATAGGATTGCAGATAATTATGTGAAATATTCTTCTTGGTATAAAGAATAA
- a CDS encoding helix-turn-helix domain-containing protein: MNNHFFDLIEHTNRSVFLTGKAGTGKTTFLNEFVKKTRKKHIVVAPTGIAAINAGGVTIHSMFGLPLRTFLPTTDRIDGSLGNNIADLQQHFKYRKDKLKLLREVEVLIIDEVSMLRADVLDMMDFSLRFIRRNNQRFGGVQMLFIGDLYQLPPVVRDEHILKMFYQSPFFFDSLAIKDIPLLTIELTKVYRQTDENFLEILNSIRDGDVANIDFEHLNERYNPDFNAGEDSYIYLCSHNKFADDINQQKLAEIKVSPATFEAKLFGEFKENQFPNEQFLELKIGAQVMFIRNDISGEKKYFNGKIGEISALDEKEIKVILEGSEREITVKREVWEQKKYSLDGEKNIKEEVLGSFEQFPIKLAWAVTIHKSQGLTFDKVIIDAGKSFTAGQVYVALSRCRTLEGIVLKSKITPEVIFKDNRILQFQGDTFANDNVEEILNREKYDYSIRKVLRSVDSQWLLKEVELWNNLSITTKSIDNVKSKQLYLQLKRDVVNLGKIFEKLERIIFQKVNNFINQTEEWSEIESKTKGAVNFFFSEVKDKIFSPLKEFYSEIKGVKGLKNYNEELRSWLEDIEEYLNGLKTAHLLETKLLDEKNDKEVSMKIAKVPSQVLTFQLFEQGKTISEIALERGLVKETVLGHLARFAEQGLLDLSRVITSDKIKTFEKAFKTDPQETLNEWKTALPNDFDFNEIRILINHFTHKRSKEKES, from the coding sequence ATGAATAATCATTTTTTTGACTTAATAGAACATACCAACCGAAGCGTTTTTCTTACCGGAAAAGCAGGAACGGGAAAGACAACATTCCTTAACGAATTTGTAAAAAAAACCAGAAAAAAACACATTGTTGTAGCTCCTACAGGAATTGCTGCAATCAATGCCGGTGGCGTAACCATTCATTCAATGTTTGGATTGCCATTGCGTACTTTTTTACCAACAACAGACAGAATTGACGGAAGTTTAGGCAATAATATTGCGGACCTTCAACAACATTTTAAATACAGAAAAGATAAGCTCAAACTTTTGCGTGAGGTTGAAGTTCTGATTATTGATGAGGTTTCGATGTTGCGTGCCGATGTTTTGGATATGATGGATTTTTCCCTGCGATTTATCCGAAGAAATAATCAGCGTTTTGGCGGTGTTCAGATGTTATTCATCGGAGATTTGTATCAGCTTCCGCCGGTAGTGAGAGATGAGCATATTTTAAAAATGTTTTATCAGTCGCCTTTCTTTTTTGACAGTCTTGCGATCAAAGATATTCCTTTGCTGACGATTGAGCTGACGAAAGTTTATCGTCAGACTGACGAAAATTTTCTTGAAATTTTAAATTCAATCCGTGACGGCGACGTTGCCAATATTGATTTTGAACATCTGAATGAAAGATATAATCCTGATTTTAATGCGGGTGAAGATTCTTACATCTATCTCTGTTCGCACAACAAATTTGCGGACGACATTAATCAGCAGAAATTGGCTGAAATAAAAGTGAGTCCGGCAACTTTTGAAGCAAAACTTTTTGGTGAGTTTAAAGAAAACCAGTTCCCTAATGAGCAGTTTTTAGAATTGAAAATTGGCGCTCAGGTCATGTTTATAAGAAATGATATTTCCGGAGAGAAAAAATATTTTAACGGAAAAATAGGTGAAATTTCAGCTTTAGACGAAAAAGAAATCAAAGTTATTCTTGAAGGCAGTGAAAGAGAAATTACTGTAAAAAGAGAAGTCTGGGAACAGAAAAAGTATTCTTTAGACGGCGAAAAAAATATTAAAGAAGAAGTTTTAGGAAGCTTTGAGCAGTTTCCGATAAAATTGGCTTGGGCGGTGACGATTCATAAAAGCCAAGGTTTGACGTTTGACAAAGTGATTATTGATGCCGGAAAAAGTTTTACGGCAGGTCAGGTTTATGTGGCTTTATCGCGTTGCCGAACTTTGGAAGGAATTGTGTTAAAATCTAAAATTACTCCAGAAGTTATTTTTAAAGACAACAGAATTCTTCAGTTTCAGGGTGATACTTTTGCCAATGATAACGTGGAAGAAATTCTGAACAGAGAAAAGTATGATTACAGCATCAGAAAAGTGCTTCGTTCGGTAGATTCTCAATGGCTTTTAAAAGAAGTTGAGCTGTGGAATAATCTTTCGATCACGACCAAAAGTATCGACAACGTAAAATCAAAACAGTTGTATCTTCAATTAAAACGGGATGTTGTCAATCTGGGTAAAATTTTCGAGAAACTGGAACGAATTATCTTTCAGAAAGTCAATAATTTCATCAACCAAACCGAAGAGTGGAGTGAGATTGAAAGTAAAACCAAAGGTGCCGTTAATTTCTTTTTCAGTGAAGTGAAAGACAAAATTTTCAGTCCGTTGAAAGAATTTTACTCTGAAATAAAAGGCGTAAAGGGTCTGAAAAATTACAACGAAGAATTGAGAAGCTGGCTCGAAGATATTGAAGAATATTTGAATGGTCTGAAAACCGCTCATCTTTTGGAAACGAAACTTTTAGATGAAAAAAACGACAAAGAAGTCAGCATGAAAATTGCGAAAGTTCCTTCTCAGGTTCTGACTTTCCAATTATTTGAACAAGGGAAAACCATTTCAGAAATCGCTTTGGAAAGAGGTTTGGTCAAAGAAACCGTTTTGGGACATTTGGCGAGATTTGCCGAGCAGGGTTTGCTTGATTTGTCGAGAGTGATTACTTCTGATAAAATTAAAACTTTCGAAAAAGCTTTTAAAACTGATCCCCAAGAAACTTTAAACGAATGGAAAACTGCGTTGCCTAATGATTTTGATTTTAATGAAATCAGGATATTGATTAATCATTTTACACATAAACGTTCGAAGGAAAAAGAAAGTTAA
- a CDS encoding NifU family protein, whose protein sequence is MHTILIEPTENPKVMKFVADYNLIPGSLELDRNSDISEIPLAQEVFNYPFVERIFITANFVAIAKQDTVEWEHIAENLKNVIEDELLANPRIYLQKKKEMVQIYAEMTPNPNVMKFVSSKILMEGFVEVKSREQSEGVPLAQALFTEFDFAKEVFISDNFVAVTRDNSVEWHQVMMAVRGFIAEYLQTGGVISTIESQKHENPVEKIINRDYTDDEQKISDILNEYVAPAVENDGGKISLMEYDESSKTARMLLQGACSGCPSSTATLKGGIENILKQFLPDLVERVEAVNG, encoded by the coding sequence ATGCATACTATTCTTATAGAGCCAACAGAAAACCCAAAAGTGATGAAATTTGTAGCTGATTACAATTTGATTCCAGGGTCTTTAGAACTGGACAGAAATTCAGATATATCAGAAATCCCTTTAGCACAGGAAGTTTTCAACTATCCTTTTGTGGAAAGAATTTTTATCACTGCTAATTTTGTAGCCATTGCAAAACAGGATACCGTAGAATGGGAACATATTGCCGAAAACCTGAAAAATGTAATTGAGGACGAGCTTTTGGCAAACCCAAGAATTTATCTTCAGAAGAAAAAGGAAATGGTTCAAATTTATGCGGAGATGACTCCTAATCCAAACGTGATGAAATTTGTTTCGAGCAAAATATTGATGGAAGGATTTGTAGAAGTGAAATCCAGAGAACAATCTGAAGGAGTTCCTTTGGCGCAAGCTCTATTTACTGAATTCGATTTTGCTAAAGAAGTTTTCATATCTGATAATTTTGTGGCTGTCACAAGAGATAATTCTGTAGAATGGCATCAGGTAATGATGGCTGTGCGTGGTTTTATTGCTGAATACTTGCAGACTGGCGGAGTAATTTCGACAATAGAATCTCAAAAACATGAAAATCCGGTAGAGAAAATCATCAATAGAGATTACACAGACGATGAGCAAAAAATTTCTGATATTCTGAATGAATATGTGGCTCCTGCAGTAGAAAACGATGGTGGAAAAATATCTTTAATGGAATACGACGAATCTTCAAAAACAGCAAGAATGCTTCTACAGGGTGCTTGCTCGGGATGCCCAAGTTCTACAGCTACATTGAAAGGCGGTATAGAAAATATTCTGAAACAATTTTTACCTGATTTAGTAGAACGAGTAGAAGCAGTTAACGGATAA